Proteins encoded together in one Salvelinus namaycush isolate Seneca chromosome 26, SaNama_1.0, whole genome shotgun sequence window:
- the si:ch211-244c8.4 gene encoding APC membrane recruitment protein 2, protein MDVQSESSEPSPCEPQPPGKIRKAFKLFGKRKPGSIFSIRGKGEGNNKSPITRSKTVDGLTESVAAESELEKDKEPEKEQEPEVSQREEQEPEEEPLGDNGNPSIPSADLPSISSMTSAKSLSFLMKLQRSRQGGVDRRFRTESQPTIRQRRGLKGIFGSMGRNQREEASDEADTPPSPLLMSSCTNSMEIIKEDMTLTPRPAPHSLDVPEPESGQESPVSSKSPTVQESSASVPPETTALSAATYNVTGSNEDVASPLPTTEPPLLDPAVDRLRSLLADISSLISFDSLTGCGDITAEVEADCNVIPTSCSNGNLTPTSSPCSNLIPTSCSSGNLIPTSSPYSNLIPTSCSSGNFIPTSCSSSNLIPTCSSSNLIPTCSSSNLIPTCSSSNLIQASSFPSSMPSPVLTPLPLQGTPLASAQVKGCERRASLNRGEDMTSPNGMDVRGAWKNSPKREEKRHVTQNEIHMVPQGPPTEKKTRPMRAAGLSKIPVCGGGRTGKLLLRESQPTDHKGCWDPPITGLEEGNQPPSLRHGVSKDTISNFSAEAEVEASLSPVKHSPEESRQLRQPTVYRGIPRDSKIPVKLGVQCNIPVPQGAKDLPRSKIPLSKVPVRRIGNKLTATTAASTQIRK, encoded by the exons ATGGATGTACAGTCGGAGAGTAGCGAACCCTCGCCATGCGAGCCCCAGCCTCCTGGAAAAATCAGAAAAGCCTTCAAGCTGTTTGGGAAGCGCAAGCCAGGCAGCATCTTCTCCATACGTGGCAAAGGCGAGGGGAACAACAAGTCACCTATCACCAGGAGCAAGACAGTGGACGGATTAACGGAGTCCGTGGCAGCAGAGTCGGAGCTGGAGAAGGACAAGGAGCCGGAGAAGGAGCAGGAACCAGAGGTGAgtcagagagaggagcaggaacCAGAGGAGGAGCCCCTGGGTGATAATGGaaatccctccatcccttctgccgaccttccctccatctcctccatgaCCTCCGCCAAATCCCTTAGCTTCCTGATGAAGCTGCAGCGCAGCCGACAAGGAGGAGTAGACCGGAGGTTCCGTACAGAGTCTCAGCCAACAATACGCCAGCGTCGTGGCTTGAAAGGGATCTTCGGCAGTATGGGAAGGAACCAGCGAGAGGAGGCCAGCGACGAGGCCGATACCCCTCCGAGCCCTCTCCTCATGTCGTCCTGTACAAACAGCATGGAGATCATCAAGGAGGACATGACTTTGACCCCCAGACCTGCGCCTCACAGCCTGGATGTCCCAGAACCTGAGTCTGGACAAGAGTCCCCTGTTTCATCCAAGAGCCCCACAGTGCAGGAGAGCTCAGCCTCTGTCCCACCAGAGACAACGGCTCTCTCAGCGGCTACATACAATGTCACTGGATCTAATGAGGATGTAGCGTCGCCTCTGCCCACCACTGAACCACCACTGTTGGATCCTGCTGTGGATCGTCTGAGGTCGCTGCTTGCAGACATCTCCTCTCTGATAAGCTTCGACTCGCTGACCGGATGTGGAGACATCACTGCTGAAGTGGAGGCAGA TTGTAACGTCATCCCCACCTCCTGCTCCAATGGTAACCTCACCCCCACCTCCAGCCCCTGTAGTAACCTCATCCCCACCTCCTGCTCCAGTGGTAACCTCATCCCCACCTCCAGCCCCTATAGTAACCTCATCCCCACCTCCTGCTCCAGTGGTAACTTCATCCCCACCTCCTGCTCCAGTAGTAACCTCATCCCCACCTGCTCCAGTAGTAACCTCATCCCCACCTGCTCCAGTAGTAACCTCATCCCCACCTGCTCCAGTAGTAACCTCATCCAAGCCAGCTCCT TCCCTTCCTCTATGCCCTCTCCTGTTCTCACACCTCTCCCTCTGCAGGGTACACCCCTTGCCTCTGCTCAGGTGAAGGGTTGTGAGCGTAGGGCCTCTCTgaatagaggagaggacatgACGAGTCCAAACGGTATGGATGTGCGGGGTGCCTGGAAAAATTCACCCAAGAGAGAAGAGAAACGTCATGTTACACAGAATGAGATACACATGGTCCCCCAGGGCCCCCCCACAGAGAAGAAGACGCGCCCAATGAGGGCAGCAGGGCTCAGTAAGATCCCTGTCTGCGGTGGAGGCAGGACGGGCAAGTTGCTACTCCGTGAGAGTCAGCCCACTGACCACAAGGGGTGCTGGGACCCACCTATTACAGGGCTGGAAGAGGGGAATCAACCCCCTAGCTTACGGCACGGAGTCAGCAAGGACACAATTAGTAACTTCTCTGCTGAAGCCGAAGTTGAGGCCAGCCTGTCCCCTGTAAAACATAGCCCGGAGGAGAGTCGCCAGCTCCGGCAACCCACAGTCTACAGGGGTATACCACGTGACTCCAAGATACCTGTCAAGCTGGGAGTCCAGTGCAATATCCCTGTCCCCCAAGGAGCTAAGGATCTCCCGCGCTCCAAGATACCTTTGTCCAAGGTTCCTGTCCGCAGGATTGGCAATAAGCTCACAGCCACCACAGCTGCCAGCACTCAAATCAGAAAATAA